Sequence from the Actinocatenispora sera genome:
TCGTCGCGGGGTGCCGGCTGGTCGGTCGGTCGTCACGGGGTGCCGACGAGGCCGCCGTCCACGCGCACGTCGATGCCGTTGAGATAGCCGGCGAGCGGGCTGGCCAGGAACGTCACGGTCGCCGCGACGTCGTCCGGGGTGCCGAGCCGGCCGGAGGGATTCGGCGCGTACCGCTGGGCCAGCTCGGGTTCCAGGCTGGCCCAGTCCCGGCCCTGCGGGTCGTCGGCGAGGAACATCGCCCGCATCGCCTCGGTGACGATCACGCCCGGACTGACCGAGTTCGCGGTCACGCCGGTGCCGGCGAGATCCTTGGCCAGCGCGGTCGTCAGGTTGACCACCGCCGCCTTCGCGGCCCCGTAGTCGACCAGGTTCGGCACCGGGCTGGTGGCGGTGCGGCTGCCCAGGTTGATCACCCGGCCCCACCCGGCCGAGCGCATCGGCGGCACCAGCGCGCGGATCAGCGCCACCGCGGACAGTACGTTGCCCGCCCAGCTGTCCCGCCACACCCGCTCGTCGCCCGTGCGCCAGTCGTGCTGGGCGACCGGTCCGGCGTTGTTGATCAGAATCGCCACCCCGAACTCGGTTGCCGCGGCAGCGATCCGGTCCAGGTCGCCGGGATCGGTCACGTCGCCGAGCACCGTCGCGGCCACCCCGCCGGCCGACCGGAGCTCGTCGGCGGCAGCCTCCGCTCGGACCCGGTCGCGGCCGTGTACCAGCACCGGGCAGCCCTCGGCGGCCAGCCGCCGCGCGATCGCCGCCCCGAGGCCACTGCTGGATGCGGTCACCAACGCCGGTCGGCCGGCCAGTCGAAGATCCATACCCGCACCGTAGGCCCCCGCTGTGACAGCACCGACGGCCTCGGCCCGGCCGCCCGGCCCGGCGCAGTGCCGCTTCGCCTACGCCTCGGCCACCGGGCGCGATGCCTCGGGGCCGGCGCCGGCGTGCTGGCCGGGGCCGGGCGGGTGCGGCGTCGTGACGACAGCGGCCGGGTAGCTGCGCCGCAACGCATCGGTCCGCGCCCGTGCAACGGGGCGAACCCACCGGGCGAGTCGCCGCGACCGGGTGAGGCCTCCGGGCGAATCGTTGCGGCGGCCGGTGGCGAGCGCGCCGAGCAGCGCGACCGCGGCCATGACCAGATCCAGTGCCGCCACCCCGCCGCTCGGGTGCGCCGCCGGGGCCAGCGCGGTGATCAGCACGCCACCGGCGCCGATCAGCACCACCTGCCCGAGCAGGTCGCTGATCTGCATGGCGGCGGAATTGAAGCCGCGGTCGGTGATGGTGGACAAGCCGAGAGTCAGTACGCTCGCCGCGGAGGCGCCGAGCCCCAGGCCGGCGCCGGCCACGGCCAAGGTGGCGAGCACGAGCCAGGACGGCCCCCACTCCGGCGCGGCCAGCGCGGTGGCGGCGAGACCCGCCGCCACCAGCACGAAACCGGTGCGCAGCAGGACCCGCCGGGAGATCTCGCGGCGCCGCCCCTGCCAGGCGGCGGCCGCGCACCAGCCGAGCGCGCCGACGGTCAGCGGGAGCCCGGCGGCCGCCGGCGAGTACCCGTGCACCGCGGTGAGAGTCAGCGGCACGTACGCGGCGACGGCGAAGTAGGCGCCGGACAGCAGGCCGCGGGACAGCACCGCGGTGGGCAGGCCGGCGCGGGCGGTGAGCGTACCGGTGGGCAGCAGCCGGCGCACCGACGGCACCAGGACCGCCAGCGCGACGAGGCCGGCGACCACGGTGAGCGGCGACGGATGCTGCGCGCCGAACTCCAGTACGACGACGCTGGCCGCGGCGGCGAGCGCGGCCAGCGGCAGCCAGCGCCGTACCGTCACCGGGTCGTCCGGCAGGTGCTTCGGCAGCCGCCGCAACGCGGGCACCAGCACCGCGATTCCGGCCAGTACCAACGGAACCAGGCCGAGGAACACGTACCGCCAGCCGGCGTGCTGCACGACCAGCCCGGAGGCCGTCGGCCCGAGCAGCGCGGGCACCACACAGGCGGTGGACAGCGCGGCGTAGGCGGCTGGCCGGTCCGTGGCGGGGTACACCGCGGCGATCAGCACGGTGACGGCGACGACCTGGGTACCGGCGCCGAACCCTTGCAACGTGCGGCCGGCGAGCAGCGCCGGCATCGCGCCGGCCGTGCCCGACACCACCAGCCCGACCACGAACACGGCCGGGCCGGCGAGCATCGCCGGCACCGGGCCGTACCTGTCACACAGCCGGCCGGCGAAGACGCTCGCCACCACGCTGGCGGCGAGGAACGCCAGGAACGGCCAGGAGTACTCGGCGCCGGCGTGCAGGTCGGCCGCGATCTGCGGCATGGCGGTGTTGACGCCCAGGTCCTCGAACGTGGCGAAGGTCACGAGCGCCACGATCCCGATCGTCGCGCCGCGCCGGTCGGCGGCGAACAGCGCGCTGCGCCGCCCGGATGCTGTCGTCGTCACCGCGTGATCATCGAACTTCAACCATGATCGAAGTCAAGATGCGCGGCGCCGCAGTCATCGCCGGCCGCCCCACGCGGCCGGCCCCACACCGGCGGCCTCCGCGGCCTACTGCGCGGGTGGCTCGTCCGGGGCGATGCGGCGCAGCGAGTAGGTCACCGAGTGCAGCCGGCGTGGCGTGCCGACGTAGACCGGATCCCGGTCGTACGCCTGCCAGCCGGCGTTGCCGGCCCGGTTGAGGTGGCGCAGGTCGTCGAAGCGTTCGTCGGTGCCCCACCGGGACACGCCGCCGAAGTAGTAGAAGCTCGCCGACCAGTCCATGAACCGGTCGTTGCCGAACGTGCCGGTCGAGGAGTACTCGAGCCGCGCGTATTCCCATCGGGTCACGCGGCAATGATGCCGGAGCGCGCCCGGTGCCCGCCACTCGTACGGCGTGCCCCCGTTCGCCGGGGTTGCTGAAAAGTTCTGCCAGCGGATCTGTCGCGTTCGCAACAATCATGGCATCGTGTGCCTGTCGCGATCACCACGTCGGGCGTGGGGGGCGATTCGTCGTCAGTCTGTGGAAGGGGCGACACAGCATGCGTTCTGGACCAATCGCAGCGCGATCGGCGGCGGCGGTGGCGGTGCTGCTCACCGTCGGGCTGACCGCCACCGGCTGCGTCAGTGCCAAGCACGACAGCGGCGGCGGCGACCCGCAGCGCAACGCCAACGCCAAGCACGCCACGCTGACCATCTCCACCAACGCGATCGTCGGGGGCAAGAACGCGCAGGAGGCCACCTGGATCTCGAAGACGCTGATCCCCGCGTTCGAGAAGGCGGAGAAGGCCAAGGGCCGCGACGTCACCGTCAAGTACCAGCAGAACGGCATCGACGACGCCAAGTACGGCGAGAAGCTGGAGCTGTCGCTCAAGGCCGGCGGCGGCCCGGACATCTACATCATTGGCGGCGACTCGATCAGCCGGTACGCCAAGGCCGGGTACGTCGAGCCGCTGGAGAAGGTCGTCGGCAGCAAGGTCGACAGCTGGTCGGGCTGGCAGCAGGTCGACAAGTCGGTGCAGCAGAACGTGTCGATGGACGGCAAGTACTACGGCGTGCCGAACGGTGTGGACGGCCGGGTGCTGTTCTACAACAAGAAGCTGTTCGCGAAGGCCGGGCTGCCGGCGAACTGGCAGCCGACCAGCTGGGCGGACATCCTCGCCGCCGGCCGGAAGCTGAAGAAGCTGTCCGGGGTGACGCCGATCCAGATCGACGCCGGTACCCCGATGGGCGAGGCGACGACGATGCAAGGCTTCCTGCCGCTGCTGGCCGGTGCCGGACAGCAGATCTACGACACCAAGACCGGCAAGTACCAGGGCGACACCAAGGCGATCCGCGACGTGCTGAGCTTCTACCGCAGCCTGTACGTCACCGACAAGCTCGGTGACCCGAAGCTGCAGCAGGACCCGAACGGCCGGGACGAGTCGTTCAGCGAGTTCTCGAAGGGCAAGCTCGGCATCATCGGCGAGAGCGACTACCTGTGGCGCTCGATCGTGTGCCCGGACAAGTCCATCTGCAACGCCACCTCGATGCCGGACCGCAACTCCACCGTCGGGTACGCGCTGATCCCGGCCGAGAAGCCCGGCGCCGGAGTGGCCGGCCAGGACTTCGTCTCGATGTCCGGCGGTGGCGGCTACACCATCAACCCGCGCACAAAGTACCCGCAGCAGGCGTGGGACCTACTGACCTTCATGCGCTCGCCGACCCAGATCAAGGCGCAGCTCGGCGACACCGTGCAGATCACGGCGAACAAGCAGGTCAACAGCGAGATCCTGAAGAAGGACCCGGCCCTGTCCTTCATCGCCGACAAGGTCCTGCCCATCACCCGGTTCCGGCCGTCGGAGGAGCACTACTCCTCGGTCGGCGCGCTGTTGGAGGAGGCGAGCGGGCAGGCCGCCGCGGGCAAACCGATCGACCAGATCGCCAAGGAGTACCAGCGGGGTGTGGTGAAGCTTGTCGGCGCAGACCACGTCGCCTCGGACTGACGGCAGCGGCGCGGCCGGTACCTCCCGGCCGCGCCGTACCGGCCGCGCCGCGGCGAGCGACGTCGCCGGGCTCGGGATCGGCCGGGCGGTGCTGTTCGTCGTACCGGCGCTGGCGCTGATCGCCGCGTTCCTGGTGTTCCCGGCGCTGTGGACGCTGTATCTCGGGGTGCTCAAGTACGACCTGGCGGGGAGCAACGCCGCGGCGCCGCAGTTCGTGGGGCTGGGCAACTACACCGACGCGCTGACCGACCCGCGGTTCGCCAACTCGGTACTGCTGACGCTGGCGTTCGTGGGGCTGTCCGCGGTGATCGGGCAGAACGGGCTGGGTTTCGTGCTGGCGGCGACGCTGCGCCGAGCGGCCGGCTGGGTACGGACGCTCGTCAGCGGGCTGGTGCTGCTGTCCTGGATCCTGCCCGGCACGGTGGTGGTGTTCCTGTGGCAGGCGCTGCTGGACCGCAACGGCGGCACCCTGAACGCGCTGCTGGGCACCCCCGGTGCGGCCTGGACGCTGGACCACCCGCTCGCCACGATCGTGGTGTTCAACGTGTGGCGCGGCACCGCGTTCTCGATGCTGCTCTACTCGGCCGCGCTCGACGCCGTGCCGACCTCGCACCTGGAGACGGCCCGGCTGTACGGATCGGGGCCGCTGCGCACCTTCCGCGACGTGGTGCTGCCCCGCATCCGCGGGCACATCCTGACCAACACGCTGCTGATCACGCTGTGGACGTTCAACGACTTCACCCCGTACATGCTCACCGGCGGCGGGCCGGAACACCGGTCGGAGACGCTGCCGGTGTACGTGTATCGGATGTCCATCGAGGGTGGTCAGCTCGGCTTCGGCTCGGCGATCTCGCTGATCATGCTGGTGATCAACCTGGTGATCGCGCTGTTCTACCTGCGCCTGCTGCGCCGGCGGGGAGGCTGACATGCGGCGGATCTTCGGCGACGAGCTGGTGCGGCACGCGCTGTCGCGCATCGGGCTGTACGTGTTCGCCGGGGTGGTGCTGGTGTTCTTCGCGCTGCCGCTGCTGTGGCTGGTGCTCACGCCGTTCTCCCGCACCCCGGCCTATCAGATCACCGCGCCCAGTTTCACCCTGCACAACTTCCGGGTGCTGCTGGACAACCCGTTCGCGCTGCGCTCGATCGGCAACTCGCTGGTGCTCGCCGGGGGTACCGCGGTGCTCGCGGTGGTGTTCGCCGGCACCGCCGCGTACGCGCTGAGCCGGGTGCGGCTGCCCGGCCGAGACGCCCTGCTGTACGCGATCCTGCTGCTGTCCTCGATCGTGACCGGCACCGCGGCGATGGTGCCGATCTTCCTGATGCTGTTCCAGCTGAACATGATCGACAACCGGCTGGCGCTGATCCTGGTGCTCACCGGCGGGCTGCTGCCCTCGGCGATGTTCATCCTCAAGGACTTCATGGACTCGGTACCCAAGAGCTACGAGGAGTCGGCCCGGGTGTTCGGGGCGAGCCCGCTGCAGATCCTGCGGCACGTGGTCGCGCCGGTGGTGCGGCCGGGCCTCGCGACGATCGCGGTGTGGGCGATCGTGCAGGTGTGGGGCAACTTCCTGCTGCCCTACATCCTGCTGCACGACCAGACCAAGCAACCGGCCGCGGTGATCATGTACACGTTCTACGACGAGGGCGGGACGCCGAACTTCGCGCTGATCTCCACGTTCTCGCTGCTGTACTCGGTACCGGTGGTGGTGGCCTACCTGATCGTCAACCGGCGGTACGGGTTCCGGTTCCAGGGAGGGATCAAGGGCTGATGGCCACGATCGAGCTGGCTGCGCTGGAGAAGACCTATCCGGGCGGGGTACGCGCGGTGGACGGGCTGTCGCTGACCATCGGCGACGGCGAGTTCTTCGCCCTGCTCGGCCCGTCCGGCTGCGGCAAGACGACCCTGCTGCGTACCATCGCGGGGCTGGAGGAGGCGACCGGTGGGTCGCTGTCGATCGGCGAGCGGGAGGTCACCCGGCTTGCCCCGGGCCAGCGCGACGTGGCGATGGTGTTCCAGGACTACGCGCTGTTCCCGCACATGACGGTGCTGGACAACATCGCCTACCCGCTGCGGATCAAGCGGGTGGCGCGCTCGGCCCGGCACGACAGGGCGCGGCAGACCGGTGCCGGGCTGGAGCTGGCCGAGCTGATGGCGCGCCGCCCGGCCGAGCTGTCCGGTGGGCAGCAGCAGCGGGTGGCGCTGGCCCGCGCGGTGGTCGCGCACCCGTCCGCGTTCCTGTTCGACGAACCACTGTCCAATCTGGATGCCCGGCTGCGGCTGTCCGCCCGTAGCTTCCTCAAGCGGTTGCAGCGCGAACTGGGCGTCACCACCATCTTCGTCACGCATGACCAGGCGGAGGCGCTCGCGATGGCCGACCGGATCGCGGTGATGGAGGCGGGCCGGATCCGGCAGGTCGGTACCCCGCGGGAGGTGTTCGGACGGCCGGCCAACACGTTCGTCGCGAACTTCATCGGTTCCACCCCGATGAACCTGCTGCCGGCCAGCGTCACCGACGGGCGGCTGGTGCTCGCCGCCGGCTCGCTGCCGGCACCGGCCGGGCTCGGCGCCCGCCGCGAGGTCACGGTCGGGATCCGGCCCGAGTACCTGGACTTCTCCGCCGCCGCGGTGCCGGATGCGCTGTCCGGCACGGTGAGCATCGTCGAACATCTCGGGACCTCGTCGCTGGTCACGCTGGAGACCGAGGGTGGGCCACTCGGCGTGGTCGTGCCGGAGGAGGCCGAACCGGCCGCCGGCAGCACCGGCTGGGCGGTGCCCCGTGCCGGCCGGGTCCTGCTGTACAACAGCGAAACCGGCGACCTGATCACGCCCTGACGTCGTTCCGGCACGGGTCAGGACGTCGGCAGCTTGGCCCGCTTGATCGGCGGCGCGTTGCGCTGTGCCACGTACCGGAAGTCGGTGGTGTTGACCGGCTTCCCGGTCTCGCGGTCGACCAGGATCGGCTCGGCCGTGGCGCCTGTTTCGACGTCGACCAGTCGAACCCCACCGCGGCCGCGGGTGACGTGCCGGCGACCCCAGCCGCCGAGCGCCTCGATCACCGGCTGCAGGTCGCGCCCGCGCGCGGTCAGCCGGTACTCGTCGCGGGGCGGCCGCAGCTGGTAGCGGTGCCGGGTCAGCAGGCCCGCGTCGCACAGCGCGGCCAGCCGCCGGGTCAGCGAGTTCGACGAGATGCCCAGACTCTGCTGGAACTCGTCGAACCGGCTCAGGCCGTGCAGCGCGTCGCGCACGATCAGCAGGCTCCACCATTCGCCCACCGCGTCCAGGGTCAGCGCGATCGGGCAGTCCATACCCTCGAAGCTCTTGTGTCGCACGACTCGCCCTTCGCTACTTCCATCATGGAAGCAACCAGGCTACTGTCACTTCCACGATGGAAGCAACTGACAGGGAGTGGTGATGACCAGGATCGGCGTGCTCGGCCCGGGCGGGGTCGGTGGCGTGCTGGCGGCCCGGCTCGGTGCCGCGGGCCACGAGGTGAGCGTGCTCGCCACCGAGCGCACCGCAGCCGCGATCACGATGGCCGGGCTGCGGCTGACCGCGCCGGACGGCGAGACGGTCACCGCCCCGGTGGCTCGGCCCTGGCTGACCGCACCGGTGGACCTGCTGATCATCGCGGTGAAGGCGACCGACCTGCTGCCCGCGCTGACCCGGGTGCCGGCGGCGCTGCTGGGCGCCGCGACGATCGTGCCGTTCCTCAACGGGATCGACCACCCGGCACTGCTGCGCGCCGCGTACCCGGCGGCCACGGTGGTTCCGGCGAGCATCTCGATCGAGGCGACCCGGCACCGGCCCGGCGTGGTCGAGCAGCTGACCTCGATGGCCGACCTCGTGCTCGCCGACGACACCCCGGCCGGGGCCGCCGCGGTCGGACTGTTCGCAGCTGCCGGGCTGACGGTCGCCACCCAGTCCGACGAGGCCTCCGTGCTGTGGCGCAAGCTTGGTTTCCTCGCCCCGCTGGCCCTCGCCACCACCGCTGCCGACCAGCCGATCGGCGCGGCCCGCGACGCGGCGCCGCAGCGGCTGCGGGCGCTGGTCGAGGAGACCGCCGCGGCGGCCGGGACCGCCGGCGTGCGGATCGATCCGGACTTCGTCGGCTCGCGGCTCGCGGCGCTGCCGCCCACCATGCTGTCGTCGATGCTCAAGGACCGACGGTCCGGCCGCGCGCTGGAGCTGGACGCGATCGCCGGCCCGGTGGTCCGCGCCCTCGGCGCCGACCGGGCCCCGACCACCGTCGCGGTGGCCCGGGAGATCCTCGCCGCCACCTGACCGGCCGCGCGCCGCCCGGCCCCACCGAGCCCCGCCACCCAGTATGCGGGTGTGCGGGATCGGCTCCGCCTCCTGGTGGGCGCCGGCGACGCGGGCGCCGGTTGGTAGGAAGGTGCCATGACGTCCCCGATGCTGCTGGTGGTCAGCGGGCACCCCGGCAGCGGCAAGACCACGCTCGCGCACCGGCTCGCCGCCCGGCTGGGCTGCCCGGCGATCTGCCGGGACGAGATCAAGGAGGGCATGGTCCTCGGCCTGCCCGACTACACCGCCGCGCAGGGCGACGAGTACACCGTGCGTACCTTCGAGGTCTTCTTCGCCACGGTGGAACTGTTGAGCCGCAACGGGGTCAGCCTGGTCGCCGAGGCCGCGTTCCAGGACCGGCTGTGGCGACCGAGGCTGACCCCGCTCGCCGCGCACGTGCGGCTGCGCATCGTCCGCTGCGTACTGGACGGATCGGTTGCGGTGGAGCGGATCCGCCGGCGCAGTGCGACCACCTCGACCCGCCGGGCGCACACCGTACCGGGGCAGCTCGAGCGGCTGGCGCAACCGGACCCGTTCGGCTGGTTCGTGCCGGTGTCGATGCCGGTGCCGACGCTGGACGTCGACACCACCGACGGGTACCGGCCGGGGCTCGACGAGATCGCCGCCTTCGCCACCGGTCCGGGTGGCGGGTAAGCTGATCGGCCGCGTCGCGGCCAGGGCGACCGCCGGTCGGGCGGTGCGACGCGGACAGAGGGCGGAGGCACGATGCAGGCGAAACTGCCCGACGACTACCGGATGCGGCCGGCGACACCGGCCGACGTGGCGGACATCCATCGGCTGGTGTCCGCGTGCGAGCGCGCGCTGCTCGGATCGGCGGAGACCGATCGCGACACGATCGCAGCCGAGTTGGCCCGACCGCGGCTGACCCCGGCGACCGACACCGCGTTGGTGTACGACCCGGCGGGCGAGCTCGCCGCCTGGGCCTGGGTGGACCGCCGCTCGGTGGTCGACGTCCACCCCGACCACCGCGGTCGCGGCATCGGCGGCGCCCTGCTGGACTGGATCGACACCCGGGCCGGCGAGCTCGGCACCGCACGGGTCGTGCAGACCGTCGAGGAGTCCGACGAGGCGGCCGTGGCGCTGCTGCGCTCCCGCGGGTACGAGCCGATGGTGCGCTCCTGGCTGCTCGGGATCGAGCTGCCCGCCGCGGCCCCGGCGCAGCCGCCGGCCGGGATCACCGTGCGTACCTTCGCGCCGGGGGACGAGCGGGACGCGCACCGGGTGAGCGAGGACGCGTTCGACGAGTGGCAGGAGCGCCGCCGGGACTACGACGAGTGGGCCCTGACGACGGTGGCGCGCGCCTCGTTCGCGCCGGACTGCTCGCCGCTCGCGTTCGCCGGTGACGAGCTGGTCGGCGTGGTCATTGCCACCGACGAGCCGGGCCGGGACGAGGGGTACGTCGAGCGCGTCGCGGTGCGCGCCGACCAGCGCGGCCGGGGGATCGCCCGGCTGCTGCTCGCCACCGCGTTCGACCGGTTCCACCGGCTCGGCCGGCGCGGGGTCACGTTGTGGACGCATTCGGACACCGGTGCGCTCGATGTCTACCTCAAGGTCGGCATGTCGGTGCGCCGCACCGCCACGGTCTTCGCCCGGCAGCTGCCCGCCGCCGACGCCTGACCGCGACGGCGCGGCGCCCCGCCGACGCCTGACCGCGACGGCGCGGCAACCCGCCGGCCGCGGCTGTGCGGCAACCCGCCGGCCGCGGTTGCCCGCCGCCGGAGCCTGACAGCGCGGCGACGCACCGCCGCCTGCCGGATGCGCCGGCGTCCGCCGGCTGCACCGGAGAGGTGCCGGCGGCGGGCCGCCCGGCCGGTCAGGCCAACCGGTCGCGCAGGGTGCGGTGGCGGGCGGCCGCGGCCGCCATCGCCGCCACGTCGGTGTCGGTCGCGGTGACCGGTTCGGTGGTCGGTGCCACGTCGATGCCGAGGGCACCGGCCGCGGCGCCGAGCGCGCCCACCTCCGGATCGGTGACCCGTTCCGCCCGGCCGCCGAGCCCGGCGGTCAGCCGCCCGGTCAGCCAGCTCGACGCGGCGATCGCGCCGCCGCCGAGCATCGGCAGCGCGCTGCCGGCCGGGTCGACGGCCCGGGCCCCGTCGGTGATCTCGTGGCAGAGTCCCTCCAGCGTCGCGGCGAGCACGTGGGTACCGCTGGTGGTCAGCCGCAGCCCGTGCAGGGTGCCGCCGGCGCCGGCCGGATCGGCGGCCGGTGGTCGGTGGCCGGCGTGGAAGGGCAGGCAGACCAGCCCGTGCTCGCCGGGGGCGAGCCCGGCGAGCGCCGCGCCCTGCGCGGCCGGATCGATGTCGAGCAGCCCGGTGACCCACTCGTCCAGTACCCCGCCGCCGGAGTACGCGACGCCGAAGACCGCGCGCCGGTGGTCCACCCGGTAGCGCCACACCGCCGGCGCCGGGTCCGCGGCGTCGGCGGTGACCAGCCGTACCGCGGCGGAGGTGCCGACGGTCACGGACAGGTGCCCGGCGTCAAAGCAGCCGGACCCGAGGGCGCTCGCCGCCCCGTCCCCGAGCGGTGGCGCGATCCGCGCGTCGGCGAGGTCCGGCCACCGCTTCCGGTACTCGTCGGTGAACCGGCCGCGCCAGTCGTCGTCGGCGAGCGGCGGTACCTGCTCGGTGGTCACGCCGGCGAGCGACAGCGCCTCGTCGTCCCACCGGCAGGTACGGGTGTCCAGCGCACCGGTGCCCGACGCCGAGGACACCGACGCGGTCGGCTCGCCCCACAGCGCCAGGCCCAGGTACTCGGGCAGGCCGACGTAGCGTCGCGCGGGCCCGACGGTGGCTCGCAGCCAGCCGATCCGGGCCGGCCAGTAGAACGGGTGCCACCACGCGCCGGTACGGGCGTGGAACGCACCGGCGTCGGCCGGCGCCGGGTGCTTGGGCAGGGTCGGCCGTAGATCCATCCAGGACAGGCACGGTCCGACCGGTTCGTCGTGTTCGTCCAGGCCGAGCAGCGAGTGCCACTGGGTCGAGATGCCGACCGTGTGCACGCCGCGCAGGTGGCCGTCGGCGGACAGCTCGTCCAGGCACGACACGGTGGCGCCGAGGTAGGCGGCGAGGTCGAGCTCGGCCGCGCCGTCGGCGCTCTGGTGGATGCGGGCCTGCTCGCGCACCGCCGCACCGGGCAGCGGGGTCAACCGGTCGCCGTCGCCGTCGAGGACGACCGCTCGTACCGAACTGGACCCGAGATCCAGGGCGAGGATCCGGCCGGCCGGCTGGGACATCGAGCACCTCCAGGGTGTGCGCACGTGGGTCCACCCTATGAGGCGCGCCCCGAGCCCGGGCCGGCAACCGCAGTTGCGGGAGAAGGCGCGCCGTACGGCCGCATCTGCCAGTTTGACAGGTGGGTTGCGTTCGCGCGTGCGACCCGTATCGTGGGGTCCGTGGCGAACTATCGCATGGGGCGCGCCGCGCAACTGCTCGGCGTCAGTGCCGACACGCTGCGCCGGTGGGTCGACGCCGGCCGGCTTCCGGCCGCCCGGGACCAGCAGGGTCACCGGGTGGTGGCGGGCGCCGAACTCGCCCGTTTCGCCCGCTCGCTCGCCACCGACGAACCCGGTGGCGTCTGGTCGTCGGCCCGCAACCGGTTCACCGGCATCGTCACCTCGATCCGTACCGACGAGGTGATGGCGCAGGTGGAGATCCAGGCCGGGCCGCACCGGGTCGTGTCGCTGATGACTCGCGACTCGGTCGACGAGTTGGGGCTGGCGGTGGGCGCGGTCGCCACCGCCTCGGTCAAGTCGACCCAGGTCGTGGTGGAGCTGCCGGTGCCGGCGCGGACCACGGCATGACGAGGGCGGGGGCGCGGGCATGACACGCCGGGTACGTGCCGGGGCGGTGCTGGCGGCAGTGGCGCTGGGCGTCGTCGCGTTGCTGACCGGCTGCGGTTCGCCCGGTTCGGGGACGGGCGGCTCGTCGGGCGGCTCGGGCACCGACGACTCCGGTGCCACGGTCACCGTGCTGTACGCGGGATCGCTGGTGAATTTGATGGAGCACGACGTCAAGCCGGCGTTCGAGGCCGCCAGCGGCGACACCTTCCGCGGCG
This genomic interval carries:
- a CDS encoding AAA family ATPase gives rise to the protein MTSPMLLVVSGHPGSGKTTLAHRLAARLGCPAICRDEIKEGMVLGLPDYTAAQGDEYTVRTFEVFFATVELLSRNGVSLVAEAAFQDRLWRPRLTPLAAHVRLRIVRCVLDGSVAVERIRRRSATTSTRRAHTVPGQLERLAQPDPFGWFVPVSMPVPTLDVDTTDGYRPGLDEIAAFATGPGGG
- a CDS encoding GNAT family N-acetyltransferase, translating into MQAKLPDDYRMRPATPADVADIHRLVSACERALLGSAETDRDTIAAELARPRLTPATDTALVYDPAGELAAWAWVDRRSVVDVHPDHRGRGIGGALLDWIDTRAGELGTARVVQTVEESDEAAVALLRSRGYEPMVRSWLLGIELPAAAPAQPPAGITVRTFAPGDERDAHRVSEDAFDEWQERRRDYDEWALTTVARASFAPDCSPLAFAGDELVGVVIATDEPGRDEGYVERVAVRADQRGRGIARLLLATAFDRFHRLGRRGVTLWTHSDTGALDVYLKVGMSVRRTATVFARQLPAADA
- a CDS encoding FGGY family carbohydrate kinase, translated to MSQPAGRILALDLGSSSVRAVVLDGDGDRLTPLPGAAVREQARIHQSADGAAELDLAAYLGATVSCLDELSADGHLRGVHTVGISTQWHSLLGLDEHDEPVGPCLSWMDLRPTLPKHPAPADAGAFHARTGAWWHPFYWPARIGWLRATVGPARRYVGLPEYLGLALWGEPTASVSSASGTGALDTRTCRWDDEALSLAGVTTEQVPPLADDDWRGRFTDEYRKRWPDLADARIAPPLGDGAASALGSGCFDAGHLSVTVGTSAAVRLVTADAADPAPAVWRYRVDHRRAVFGVAYSGGGVLDEWVTGLLDIDPAAQGAALAGLAPGEHGLVCLPFHAGHRPPAADPAGAGGTLHGLRLTTSGTHVLAATLEGLCHEITDGARAVDPAGSALPMLGGGAIAASSWLTGRLTAGLGGRAERVTDPEVGALGAAAGALGIDVAPTTEPVTATDTDVAAMAAAAARHRTLRDRLA
- a CDS encoding TOBE domain-containing protein, which codes for MANYRMGRAAQLLGVSADTLRRWVDAGRLPAARDQQGHRVVAGAELARFARSLATDEPGGVWSSARNRFTGIVTSIRTDEVMAQVEIQAGPHRVVSLMTRDSVDELGLAVGAVATASVKSTQVVVELPVPARTTA